The following coding sequences are from one Thermodesulfobacteriota bacterium window:
- a CDS encoding flagellar protein FlgN: MSTLASMKAILREQEACCKSLVGLLQKERTHLIELDAKAVEGLAKEKDTLLFRMRLLEEERQRLAGALSAEWPEPRDGELTLRAIAERTGDAELSGIRLKLVSLVQSIEDLNGFNRHLVDRSLSGVRTATAFFNAFGGRRTETAATGTLLSRET; the protein is encoded by the coding sequence ATGAGCACCCTGGCTTCCATGAAAGCCATCCTGCGGGAGCAGGAGGCGTGCTGCAAATCGCTGGTGGGCCTCCTCCAGAAGGAGAGGACCCACCTCATCGAACTGGACGCGAAGGCGGTGGAGGGGCTCGCGAAGGAGAAGGACACTCTCCTCTTCCGCATGCGCCTTCTGGAAGAGGAACGGCAGCGGCTTGCCGGGGCGCTCTCGGCGGAGTGGCCGGAGCCGCGCGACGGCGAGCTGACTCTCCGGGCCATCGCGGAGCGGACAGGCGACGCCGAGCTTTCCGGGATCCGTCTCAAGCTCGTCTCGCTGGTCCAGAGCATCGAGGACCTGAACGGCTTCAACCGCCACCTCGTCGACCGCTCCCTGAGCGGCGTGCGGACGGCCACGGCGTTCTTCAACGCGTTCGGCGGACGGCGGACGGAAACCGCCGCCACCGGGACGCTCCTGTCGCGGGAGACGTGA
- the flgM gene encoding flagellar biosynthesis anti-sigma factor FlgM, producing MKIHGGRPPENADVVRIGNASKNSKLEGKREAAVSDRVDLSGGAKEIADLRGILNALPEIRQEKVSEIRNLIETGKYVPDPDKIAGRMIDEIV from the coding sequence AGAACGCGGATGTCGTCAGAATCGGTAACGCGAGCAAAAACAGCAAGTTGGAAGGGAAAAGGGAGGCGGCCGTCTCCGACCGGGTCGACCTGTCGGGCGGCGCGAAGGAGATTGCGGACCTCCGGGGGATCCTGAACGCCCTCCCGGAGATCCGGCAGGAGAAGGTAAGTGAAATCAGGAACTTGATCGAAACCGGGAAATACGTTCCGGACCCCGACAAGATCGCTGGGAGGATGATCGACGAGATCGTATGA